A part of Acomys russatus chromosome 21, mAcoRus1.1, whole genome shotgun sequence genomic DNA contains:
- the Dact2 gene encoding dapper homolog 2: MWAPSGPGPAGWDRRRVGARLRAALAGLQELHGLRATQQARVRGALGLHPAPGPHGQELRLEAALAALREQLSRLRRQDAGLKTHLDQLDQQISELQLDVSRSSCEALDSDSRPSSGFYELSDAGSCSLSTSCASVCSDRLSPSLGSWLPVLQPSKSRFGIGVWRPRSADETTVPAWSPQPRGEDSRLLGGAEDPGQLRGVFRPRPVSTGDLERVLPADPGLQRAGTVAESSSLLCQGIEVPAHALDPKYQRDLIARGGQEVYPYPSPLHAVALQSPLFALPKEAPGPDMSSPPQEAPPGPADQNRTQTGLIHELGSAEAYIHRLLRLRGPEPPLRDAVQDEGNNMAPFPQKRCGHRSDSGSQLEKSACGVDRGGMKPGRGAAKDSLRQQGPVSPVDTEPLSSPLKEGTASWNPRIHGDNTTGSSPCSQAQQPHNDCSQGQGLSPSRGLGPESPPLAPGPFAYPPCTPGQASSVRLRVGSPQSKVVKVRRRVSDKVPRLGKQLPPQIDRQRGIHAAPPPEWDPSCRVQQGEPSRRPALAREPPGRSCSESTLYPVPFVPLMVAQRESYPTSSQALFPTEAAPLSSAVSRKQRRWQSTMEISGKACSVCRPGPSLGLSRSPAKRAGGPRAQSRPTFARQDACARSESDPSEHSAECSSLFHSTIAETSEDDEASDHTANRFGDASSSNESEGGVQSRRRGLAIGSADAGHGARAWSRISLQQSPRAPGGSRPPLPPVPKLCRIKASKALKKKIRRFQPAALKVMTMV; encoded by the exons TCACGGCTAAGGCGGCAGGACGCCGGCCTGAAGACGCACTTGGACCAGCTAGACCAGCAGATCAGTGAACTGCAGCTGGATGTGAGCAGGTCATCCTGCGAGGCCCTGGACAGTGACAGCAGACCCAGCTCAG GCTTCTACGAGCTGAGTGATGCTGGTTCCTGCTCCCTGTCCACCTCCTGTGCATCTGTTTGCAGTGACCGCCTATCCCCCTCACTGGGCAGCTGGCTGCCTGTGCTCCAGCCCTCGAAGTCCAGGTTTGGCATCGGGGTCTGGCGACCCCGCTCAGCGGATGAGACCACTGTCCCTGCATGGAGCCCACAGCCCAGAGGAGAAGACAGCAGGCTCCTGGGTGGCGCGGAGGACCCAGGCCAGCTGAGGGGCGTGTTCCGGCCCAGACCAGTGTCTACag GTGATCTTGAGAGAGTCCTCCCAGCTGACCCGGGGCTCCAGAGAGCTGGTACTGTTGCTGAGTCTTCATCCCTTCTCTGCCAAGGGATAGAGGTCCCGGCCCACGCACTGGACCCCAAGTACCAGCGTGATCTGATAGCCAGGGGTGGCCAGGAAGTGTATCCGTATCCGAGCCCCCTACATGCAGTGGCTCTGCAGAGCCCTCTCTTTGCTCTGCCTAAGGAAGCCCCAGGTCCCGACATGAGCTCACCTCCCCAGGAGGCTCCTCCTGGCCCAGCTGACCAGAACAGGACTCAAACTGGGCTGATCCATGAGCTGGGCTCGGCGGAAGCCTACATCCACAGGCTGTTGCGTCTGCGAGGCCCAGAGCCCCCCCTGAGAGATGCTGTGCAGGATGAGGGAAACAACATGGCTCCCTTCCCACAGAAGCGCTGTGGCCACAGGTCAGACAGTGGAAGTCAGCTTGAGAAGTCGGCCTGTGGGGTAGACAGGGGAGGAATGAAACCAGGTAGGGGAGCTGCCAAGGACAGCCTCAGGCAACAGGGGCCCGTGTCCCCTGTGGATACTGAGCCCCTCAGCAGCCCCCTAAAGGAGGGAACGGCATCTTGGAATCCCCGTATCCATGGAGACAATACCACAGGTTCCTCTCCCTGCTCCCAGGCCCAGCAGCCCCACAATGATTGCAGCCAAGGACAAGGTCTGTCACCATCCAGAGGGCTGGGCCCTGAGAGCCCCCCTCTGGCTCCAGGGCCCTTTGCCTACCCACCCTGCACCCCTGGTCAAGCCTCCTCAGTAAGGCTGAGGGTGGGCTCTCCCCAAAGCAAGGTGGTGAAGGTCCGAAGAAGAGTCAGTGACAAAGTACCGCGGCTGGGGAAGCAGCTGCCACCGCAAATTGATAGACAGAGGGGCATTCATGCCGCGCCGCCCCCAGAATGGGACCCCTCATGCAGGGTTCAGCAGGGAGAGCCCAGCAGGAGGCCTGCACTGGCCAGAGAGCCTCCTGGACGCTCTTGCTCTGAGTCCACCCTCTACCCAGTGCCCTTTGTCCCGCTAATGGTGGCCCAGCGGGAAAGTTACCCAACGTCATCCCAAGCTCTGTTCCCAACGGAGGCAGCCCCCCTTAGCTCGGCAGTCAGTAGGAAGCAGCGCAGGTGGCAGTCCACTATGGAGATCTCAGGCAAAGCCTGCTCAGTCTGCCGACCTGGGCCCAGCTTGGGTCTCTCTAGGTCCCCGGCCAAGAGAGCAGGTGGTCCCCGGGCCCAGAGCAGGCCCACGTTTGCCCGTCAGGATGCCTGTGCGAGGAGTGAGTCAGACCCCTCGGAACACTCTGCAGAGTGCTCCTCCCTGTTCCACTCCACCATTGCCGAAACCAGCGAGGACGATGAGGCCAGTGACCACACTGCCAACCGCTTTGGGGACGCGTCCAGCAGCAACGAGTCAGAAGGCGGTGTCCAGAGCAGGCGCCGTGGCCTGGCCATCGGCAGTGCAGACGCTGGGCACGGGGCGCGGGCCTGGTCCCGCATTTCCTTACAGCAGTCCCCACGGGCCCCAGGAGGCAGCAGGCCACCCCTGCCCCCTGTGCCCAAATTGTGCCGCATCAAGGCCTCCAAGGCCCTGAAGAAGAAGATCCGTAGGTTCCAGCCGGCAGCCCTGAAGGTCATGACCATGGTGTGA